The following nucleotide sequence is from Pectinophora gossypiella chromosome 17, ilPecGoss1.1, whole genome shotgun sequence.
GCGCAATGACCCGCCGGAGGGCATCGCGGCGACCCCGCTGGACCCCAAGTGCTGCCACTGGCAGGCCAGCGTCACGGGACCCGTGGGCTCGCCGTACGAGGGCGGAGTCTTCTATCTCTACATACAGGTGCCTTACTCGTAAGTACAAGCACGCCTATATCGTGAGGCCCGGAtttaaagatgatgatgatgtcctcccagacgtatccgtcgacggtgacacccttagctagtgttagcctgagctcttgcatgggcgcgggcgtgactagcaaacccaaatttagttttgaaagtcctgttgcaagaagcacaatagagagtcccaTTTGAGTTATATGTGTAGTGGTAGGAGGGCTTGGGTCGAGTTTTTCGGATCTGGCGTTTGGCGTCAAGATCTTCAAGACGGGTTCGTTctagtttccaaccagtcaaatcggttactttttactaaacatcaatacacgaaattactatggaatttgtatgaaaaagcacattgtgacgtcacagaaaaacgtgataaaatgtcggacttcttataatttttttcttgatcgagttaaatataaaaaagaacatgtttttcgttagtgtcttactttagtaatcagaatttcataatttattttgaacctagtacacaatTCTCAAtaataatgttccaaattcaaataatgaggtagaataccaaccccatcaaccctggtgtcatagCTACTATTACTAGCCGCTAAAGGCTCCAGACTACTAAATAGGGAGAtgatatatatacagggtgttagtgacatcgtaacattcgtaacgaatactgaagaggagGAGGAAGGAAGAGGAAGATGTTCAGCACattattctgacttaatatcaagtggaattttctatcgcaaaagtatagaattgaaaataatgtaaaaaagctaaaaaaaaacattaattttgcgacggaaatttccacttgatatcaactcagaatgatggtctcaatcatccctcaaagttttcgttttcgTTCTTTGATATGATgatgagtgtatgtatgtttctccGCAGGTACCCGATGAGCCCGCCGGTGGTCCGCTTCCTGACCCGCATCCTGCACCCGAACGTGTCCCGCCACGGCGACGTCGGCATCGACTCCGTGCACCACAACTGGTCGCTCGCACTCACCATCAGCAAAGTGCTCATCTCCATACAGAGTCTGCTCACCGACCCGTATACTTCTGTTAGTATTCATTTGCTCCTACAATATTTCTACTGTTTCCATGGGTCTATAGAAAGGCCAAATTAGTAAGCAAACTTTGATGGAAAAGGACCTCTTCCGAGCTTACATTTtcttactatgacaccaaacgtgtgtGCCCATTACAATGGATTTTATTGGATTTAAAACATCTCGAttgttcatacattttgttaaaaaatatatccattagcaaaaaataatattggtgTGTATTATACAGTTAGAACATTGATTATTGTGGCGCCAAACGTACGTAAACTAtgacttctatgaccattattttgacttaatgaactttccgttttggtttaCATTCGAAAATGCCGGTCAGCGGTGTCATGGCTTTCACATTTGGACCTAAACGGATAAAAGTCAGCATAAGGTTCAAATCAGATTCGCCGAAAATTCCAGATACGTCACTCAATGTTATATAATACAGCCTATCCGATTCCGGTTCCTATTTTAGTAACTTACTATTATGATTCATttagtctagtggttacagAGTTTGCCTCACCAAATGGAGCTCTcggcttcgattcccggtaggggcattgtcgaaattactttgtaagaCTATCCTTCGTTTGGTTAAGTTTGCAAACGATCgcttaattgtccgaaaattAAGATTTCGTGGCTTGAAAACCTAAAAGCATTGTCCCCGgctattattatgtattaagtacGTAATCTTTACATAGCATGGGTGGTACTATCCTCTGGTGCTGAAAAATAACTAATAACCCTGGCACAAGCGTTGGTggagtcggtcattgacctgcCAGCTCACAGGAAAGAGAGATTTCAGTATTACAGACATTATAGACATTCCTTTGTTACATGACAGTTGCCCATATCGTTCCAAACGTTTACAGATACATTaatactttctttttatttgcatCGCCTCTATAACAGGGCGAGACTTTGGTAAgccctattttatattttattcggaCATTACTTGTGTATGatctaaatacaaaatattttttatttatgctgaTTATCATTTCGGGCTTGTCATTAAAACCGAACCGAGGGGTTATGTCTTATTAACATGATGGAATTTAAAATGATATGGGCGATGGGCCAGTTACCGTCACATACGGTTCTAGGTAGGTACATATCAGGAGTCCTAGCTCCTTAGTCCTTCATTACCAAATGTGGCTGCATGTCGTTGTCTTGTGTTTTAAAGGACGTAAATCACTTGATAAATGATGTTTGTTTAACAGGTTTGTATGGAGCCAGAGCTGGGGCAGATGTACGTTCGCGATCGCGCGCGATTCGAATCGTTGGCGCGTCGGTGGACGTGGCGATACGCTATGCACGACATACTGCCATACTGAACACCTTCATACAAGAACACTGAATATAATGCGACTGGCTATAAAAGGTACAATGCAAGAAGGACTGACTTAATATCCAGTAATGGATTCAAACAAGCTGGATTGGTGAACGTGTAAGACAAACGCGGACCGAGACGCCGCTGAGAAAATGACTTTTTTGGTTCTGCGGTAGAAGATAAACTTGAGTGTAACGAAAAGGTTAACACTTTAAAGCGAAGTTAAGAAACTTTGAACTGAATAAGCAAGGAATGTTAGAGCTTAGCGCTCAGATTTTGGCTGTGTAGTTATAAGCAGTGAAACATCAGAAAATGTCttgaaattttattatgtaatgtaACTGCAATGTAAAAtgtatcttaaataaaatattattatacgtaaTTGAATGtagaatattatttaatagaacTTTTCAACTGTATATTAGGAGCAATCTTCGGTGTGGTTGCGTCCCTGCTGAACATATAAGATATGGATTTGAGATTATTCTTGTTTATAACCTGATCCcatatttgttttaattggaCGCAATTACACAGAGCGGGTTCACAGTCACTACTACTCGGCTTCCTACAATAGCCAGGGTAGGGGGCTTCTGATATTGGCAACCATCTTCTGAAACCCGGGGGGAACAGCGGGCGCCGCGTCTTCTCAATATACGATTCTGCCTTTTCAACCTTCCGATCTGTATGGATTCTCAAACTCCCAGGCACATAGTAGTGGATATACGACGCTAGCATAAAGACGCcctgaaattattataattatcacaatttgacgggtAAAAACATATCGaagcattattttaaaattttaacattCTCACATGAATATTGATGAGTTCAAACTCGATTGGATACGTAGTTCCTACTGTTACattcatagttattttattaactaTGCCATTACAATAGCACGCTTATATTACTGTGCATTGAAGCTTACTGATAAGAAGTATTAAGTTTAAACAATAGACGTATTATTCCTTCgttctcataatattatattctattgtaACATACTATTATATCGAGACACTGCtgcatttattacaaaaaaaaacttatagttatgtatttttttgttcttaTATTAGTGCTTTATACTATTTGATCGATCTAGGTactaaatttattataaacgatttttcatttctttatgtattttttttttgtttttagagcTGTACCatgattattctttatttattggttttatactttttttgttCCTTTcctataatattatttcatatAAGTATTTCCGATTTAATTAACGGCTGTGGTGTCTTTCGTGTAATCTTGCTTTGCCTTGCGAGCAACAACAGTGCCTTGCCTTGGTCCTTGAACGAGATCTTCCGCGTGAGTTACACCTGGATCTACCACGAGACTTCTCTCGAGATCTCCCTCTAGACCTCCCACGAGATCTAACTCTAGACCTGCCACGGGATCTTCCTCTGGATCGAGAGCGATTTCTTCCTGTGGAGTGAGAACGGTCTCTCCCTCTCACACGTTTAGGAGACTTCTGCCCACCAACGGCTAAGACAATTACCTCTCTTTCCTTGCATTTATTTGGAGATATCTCTCTGCTCCTTCCTCGAGAATTACTCCTTGATGACCTTGATATACTTCTAGAGTGATCTCTGGAGCGCAAACGATCTCTGCACCTATGTTTAGATTGAATCATTTGATCGTCAGTCAATGAGACAAGTATAATATCTTCGTTAAATTTTTTTGTACATCTTTCCTTAGAATTTCCTCTGGAATAGCACCTAGATCGTCTTGAATGACACCGAGATCGTCCTCTAGAGTGGCCTCGGGACCTTCTAGAATGACTTCTTGACCTGGAGCGATCTCTACCTCTAGATCGGCACCGTCCTTTTTCACTAACATCCTCTCCATCCACTGCTACCAGAATTACTTCACCCCCGTTACTTCTCGATCTCTCTCTGGAGTGGCCTCTCGAATGAGAGCGCTCTCTATGTCTGTGATGAGCACGTGAATTTTCCTCACCTTCAGTTGTTCCTGTGGTGTCTAAGTTGCATACTTCTATAACAACCGAAGTATCCATTGCGGCTGGAGTATACTGGATCTGTAACACACAACTAAACACTAGTTTAGTTATTATTTCACTGACTTTTAGGTTTATTCGACTTACGCGCTTTGATCACTACACTTACTGGATGTGCACTTGAATGAATGTCCGACTATGACAGCTGGAATATTTATACGATGCGAGTTACTGCACAAGAATTACAACTATTGCGCAACAttgttacataattaattataatattatgaaatagttatttttttcttcatgGAAATTGCATAatcttcaaaaatattacacacAACACAGCATCACGCACTGTAGCTCGAaaagggtaagcagaggtgtatagtacctatattatacagggtgtaagtgacatcgtaacaaatactaagtgagatgattcagaacatgattctgagttaatttagTGTGTTttacctcaaagtttttgttacgatgtcactaacaccctgcatatacccactcctcattatatttaaaaaaaaagtctcatgtaatagggggtcgcgcctattgctattaactgggcacaaatcaaAAGCAAAATAAttgtcatttaatttatttatcctTAATTACATTGACGAAAGTCGACTAAAGAAATGTGGATTTTAAGTTGGAAAtacaattgataaaataaacacGAGACTATcagtagaaaaataaaagagaacgaGTAATCTGCAACATATACAAGTTAAGCGAACTACGGTGAATTGGAAATGTCCATATTGTCTGGAGAATTTTTTTCGTCGCTCATGTCCATAGGTTTGGTTTCAATGATAGAGGTTGCCTTTTCTTCTGCGACTGGCGGCAATGGTGACCGCTCGCGGGATTTGCGGTCGTGAGGCGTTTTGGAATCCCTGTGCGAGTGTGAGCGACTCTTCGAGCGGCGGCTGTGGGACCGGGAACGTTTCCTGTCGCGCGAGCGTGACCGCTTCCTGTCCCTCGACCGTGACCGCTTGCGATCCCTTGACCGAGATCTCTTACGGTCCCGAGACCGCGACCGCTTCCTCGACCGAGAACGTTTCCTGGAACGTGATCGTTTCCTAGAGCGCGACCGCTTACGCGACCGGGACCGCTTCCTACGAGAGCGCGACCGCGATCTACGCCTCGAGCGTGATCGGTCGCGTTTCTTGTCTCGCGAGCGGGAACGATCCTTCTTCTTCGCCGGCGACTTCGAGCGCTCCTTTTCTTTTAATTCCTTATCAGATTCTTTTTCCTTGTCATCAGCTGGAGTCGAAGCTTTAGATTTGGTAGAATCGGATCCGTTTCCGTTGCCGTTGGTCTCGATAGTTTCGGGTTTGGAATCTTGGCTGGTGTCTTCCTTTTCGGGTTCTTTTTGTGGTGATTTGGATTTTTCTGATTTATCTCTGTCGACGGATTCCTTCTTGTCCTTGTCCTTGCGGTCGCGGCTGCGGTCGCGGTCTCGCTTGGAGCGCGAGCCGCGGTGGCGGGAGCGTGAGCGGGAACGCCGCGAGCTGCGGTGCCGGGACCGCGACCTGCTGACACCACACCACACTGTTAGTTTGTAATTattaaccaatatacttatctCTAGGTTTTCCAATAGGTTCGACGAGAATACACTACATACACCACACCATCCCACATTGCTCCATCGTACTGTTTATCATAACAATCTTAGGAATTCGTAGCCGTGGCGGCTTCTGATTACTTGGAGCTCTGCTTACCTTATTATTTGATGAAAAGGTATCCTATGagtattacaagaatgtgtttgtTACCTATAtgtatgagccgtggtagcccagttggtagaacacttgactCTCATTTTGAAGTCGCAGTTCGaattccagcacaggcctaaaccaatgactttcgaatttgttttcgaatccatgtgttgtgaaggaaaacatcgtgaggaaacccacattcccgagaaatgcattttcggaggtattgggctggttttcccttcgcgggttggaaggtcagacaggcagttgcttctataaaaaactggacttgtcTTCGGGTTAGGtgagcagaccctgtgaaaaacgggataatgctagggggatgatgtaaGTTGTTACCTGGAGCGATGCCGGTGCCTGGACCgtgagcggcggcggcgcgaccGCGAGCGTGACCGCTTGCGGTGCCCGCGGGAGCGCGACCGCCGTGAACGTGACCGCGACCGCCGGCGTGAGCGAGACCGGGACCGCGTcctgaaaaaatcaaatcaaatcaatttatttgcgagaacacataaaatacaaaaaggtggtaaaattattcagataacaatgttgtgatgtgttcggcctgcaaaACCATAatcaattaacataacatagcaccacATCTATCTGTTTCATTAATCAAGAAGGGATaggaggtgtatagtataaacaCCCACACTCCGCCAGCTATGTCTAAGCTAAGTCCCGATTATAGGGAGCGAATCTATAGCCATTAACcggggcacaaatcctggacatCACGCAATACaataatctaaaaaataaaatcatacaaatatattttattgcctgGGAGAAATTACTGTCTAAGCAAAAAGAGCCTAGACTGgttagtttccaattagtcaaatcaataactttttactaaacatcaaaatacgaaattactatggtatttgtatgaaaaagcacactgtgacgtcatagaaaaacgtgataaaatttcagacttattattacgtttttcttgattaaaattcataaatgagttatatttatagaaaaaataaaatatttcttgttagttttagatctgtctttatttagtagaacCTAGTACAGGACCCAATTGTCCctttctgtattttgtgtcttttGCCTTTGTGCTCAATAATTTAAATTCTGTATTTGAATATGATACAATGCACAATTGTAGGTATTACCATTAACTAAGTAATTTGGTACCCACTTAGTTAATGTGATTAACATCGTTTTTGACCCTATTGTGCTTAATTGTGGTCCATGGTGTTGTTATGTGAATTtagccacacacacacaaattttCATAAAAGTATTAAATCCACAAAAAAACTAACAATAGCATAAGAGGGAGacaacacaataataatataagagaTGAATCCACAAGTCGGGCCCTGCTTTACCTTAACCACAATTGTATATGGGAATTGAAAAACAAAAGCTTTATATTAATCAGACGGAATATGAAGCATACccccattacaggctgatcacctgattggccaaaaagtaagatgatccatgcttcgaaaggcacgttaagccattggtcacggttactacttactgatgtaagtgagtagtcgttacttgagccatgtcaggggcttttgcggctcaataataaccctgacaccagggttgatgaggttgattcaATTCAGTTTCCTTTTGGTAAAAATAGCACAGAACTtaacaacaacataagctcataagtatatcccaattggagtaacCAGAGGTACAGgtaagatgaagtaagtatccacacttcactgagctttttgttagaccaacatgatagtaTAGAACTCTATGAATAAATAGAATACCTTCTCTTATccttagacaacaggcctataACAGGGTCGATGGCAGCCGAGATTAGGTTCTGCGCTTCCTTCACACGGCACATCGCCTCCTCAATCTCACGCTGAGCCGCTTCATTACTCTTAGTCTGCGGTTTGCAGATTGCTTGAGTTGCATGATGCACCTGAAAGTTAATAGTTTTGTAATAAATCTAACATATTTAGCATTTATTGTGTGACTTtgactataattatttatgattatcACCATTACGTGATAGGacataacaataacattttatagttatttcatgaaacattaattttaggtaagtaattcTTCATTAATATGAAAATGTTGCATacaactaacctaacctaaaatgAATGTGGAATGGAAttagtttaaaaagaaaacttaaactCTTAAGTGAATAAAAGAATATTACTACTAACCTTAATAGTCTGCCCGTCACAAGAAGAACCATTCAATCTTAAAGCCTTAAGCACACTTTCCTGTTCTGTCATCTCAATCAATGCATACTTCAATTTGTCTGCCTCACGCTCACAAAACCGCAAGTACTTTACCTCTCCCGCTTGGCAGAAATGGTCAATAAGTTGTTGATGGGTCAGAGATCCTGTATCAATCACTAAAACAGTTCTTCTAATCTCTTCTATTTTGCGCGAGTCATAGGCAGCCGGCAGAGGCGGGTAAGGAGGTAGCCCCGCCGCTACCATTTTAGGGTCGTGAGTCTGTATGATCTGATTTGGCGGGACGCCTTCCAATGTGTTCATGACATGTGCCGGCAATCGTGGCTCCACAGTACTtaaccctggcaccagagtACCATTGCTGGACATCTCCAAAGCCTTATGCTCATCGGGTATTTCTCCTGACTGAACAGGTATCACAATCAAGGCCCGGTCGATGAACACAGTATTGGTCATATGCTGCGCAACGTTTACAGTCGCCGAATCGTAATACTTTACATAACATATTCGAGACTGAACTGGACATGATACGTCTCTGATTGTAGGGTACAGTCTAATGTCGTCAATTTTACCCAAGTACCCAAACAACGTTTGCATTTGGTCTTTCGTTGCCTGCGGCGCGATGTTGGTGACCTGTATCACCCGCGTACTCCCCGACACCATTTTAGATGATTTACACATTAAGGCGACAATAATTCATTACCTCCCTGACGAAAACgtataatgattattattttacaataccGATCTACATTTTGCGGATGAAACGCTTCAATAATTAAGAACTTTCTTGAAACACACACGCTCGACACAGAAATCaccaatgtcaaatatatttttttttacgatgtTGCTATTTTTCAATACAGAAATTTACCATAAGAGCACTGCTGCTCTCTAACTCAGAGAAAGGATAGAGTATCACTTTATACGTAGTTAGATTGACGTAAACGCGCTCGCACATGGAGAGAATTAAATTTTCGGGGGCCTTGAACTCAAGTTACTAACCGGTTTCTGAGTTTAAGGCCCCAGGAAATTTAAATTCCTCCATGTGAGATCGCGCTGAGTTTTGTGCTTCTCGTGTTTTCAAACTAATGTCGGTAGGTGGCGTTGTAATCACTTTTCTTTTCAAGTTACGCCTGTTGCCGCCTTTTGATTACATAGAGCAACAAACAACGTTTGTTCTAAAAGTTGTTATTGAATTATGTTGCAATTACAATTAAAAGCTGGtttgtattataattacaatattacTTAATCCAAAGAGTAGGTCAATCTAAGTAAGGTAGGTAGTGTGTAGAAGTATTACTAATTCgttgaggaaaaatattttcttttcatttacagaaacaaaaagaaaattgtacGAAGAGAGACAAGTATACAAGCTACGCAATGCCGAGCGTTCTCTATGTGAAGAACTTTTTACAGTCAAGTCCGAAATAGAGTTTTTAACGGAGCAGTTAGAGGTAATTTATTGCGTTTTGATCTAAGTTTTCAGTAAATCCTCAATACATAACACaagtaaatacaaaatacacCGAAATAGGTAGGACTAGATTACACGGCCTTATTATGAGCATTCTTCAAAATCGTTTTTCGTGTCTGCTTACAGGAGTTAAAGGATAAAATCTCCGAAACTTCCTACGCAATATCAAATATGGAAATGCAAAAGGCAGCCGAAAGTAGCAAATTGAATAACAATATTCAGTGGCTTGATCGTCATAAGAGAGAATTTGATGAAATATTTGCTGCAGGTAAGTTTAGTACaactttacttacttaagtatttgtactttctgtatttatttaaagacGTTTTATAcatgatgttagtgacatcgtaccgaatactgatacggatgactcagaccatgattctagttgatatcaagtggaaattttcgtccaaaattcatgattttttttgtttattgttttttctgAGTCATCcgtaagttttcattacgatgtcactaacaccctgtattttgagTTTTTGCATAACCATTCGATAAAGGGTGTATATTGAAGAGTAGGTGACTACTCTTTATTGATGCGTCGCGCGTCGTTCGATGTGATTGGTGTCATAGGTGTAGGTACATAGTTATTACCTGTATTAATCACTTGCTACTGTAATAATAGAGGCAAAGAAGGGAGGCAGTTAAAAGTACACGTATCGATTTGCACCTTGTATTGATTTTCTTAACGTGGGAAATATTGCAAATGTCTAACTACAAATCATGATAGATTGGCGTTGAATTATTTATCATAAGTAAGGTAAACTGCTACTTATCCTGTATGCATAAACAAGTCGAAAGTAGGTATTGCGTCAAACCAGGTGcggctctcagcgctccccatttgtctggccaaataGTGAGTACTATCTGAGGCAAATTTACAACAAGCCAAGCCAAAAAAAGATACTGCTTCAGTCGGCGAGAGATACCGAATTTCTGTTTCAATGATtctgcccgactcctgttttttttttcgtttagtCAAGCAAACTTCTTGAAATTTCAACCGCCTGTGAGAGATGTGTTTtgcctgggtataataacaagggtcataatttacTCCCTTAGAACAGTACactcaaaaacaaagttaaagatgcatatgtctgttatccataaaattagaaggttacaaGCAACTCTATgcagcgccacctatatttttttgggggagagtagcctagaaagtccctcattgaatgtTTAGTAAATCAGAAAATAGGTGTATCTGACAAGCATGTTCTCTTTGTAAGTTCACCTGGGGATCTCgctataaaaacaacaaaataaacaatttaatttattatctataaAGAAGATAGTCACTGTGTTTCTGTGATTCACCGGCTttcttctcaaacggagagcgccagttcgaaccccggtaccggacagtttccactaacacagttgtctccaccattacagacggcgatacggctcaccgcctatcacgttggtctaacagaaagctccgtgaactgtgggcacttagttcatcttgcgatgtacctctgaccaccccaatcgggatatagccgTGGGCTTATGTTATTGTAGAGAAACATTGTTGTCGTTACAGAACAGAAATTACTGGAATGCCGTAACAATGCACTGAAGGAAAAGGAAGCTGAAGAACAAGAGTTAGAAAGACAAAAACAAAAggaaatagaaaaacaaaaccacGTGAAAGCGAATGAGGCATCAGCTATAGAAGAGGAATGTAGCGAAATTGAGCGGGAATGTGCAGTTTTGAAGGTAACGAGGGACCTTCCagactacttttttttttttttttagttttccccgaagggtaaggcaaagggaactatgcccatacagccatgtttgacgtattttttttcttgatgattaatgaaatgatgaaaggtgatgatgatgaaacctaagcccccaccctcggagtagactcctactccgaatcccaaacgaattaactcaaaagtccgcataaacttttgagtt
It contains:
- the LOC126374551 gene encoding splicing regulatory glutamine/lysine-rich protein 1 isoform X1, producing MCKSSKMVSGSTRVIQVTNIAPQATKDQMQTLFGYLGKIDDIRLYPTIRDVSCPVQSRICYVKYYDSATVNVAQHMTNTVFIDRALIVIPVQSGEIPDEHKALEMSSNGTLVPGLSTVEPRLPAHVMNTLEGVPPNQIIQTHDPKMVAAGLPPYPPLPAAYDSRKIEEIRRTVLVIDTGSLTHQQLIDHFCQAGEVKYLRFCEREADKLKYALIEMTEQESVLKALRLNGSSCDGQTIKVHHATQAICKPQTKSNEAAQREIEEAMCRVKEAQNLISAAIDPVIGLLSKDKRRTRSRSRSRRRSRSRSRRSRSRGHRKRSRSRSRRRRSRSRHRHRSSRSRSRHRSSRRSRSRSRHRGSRSKRDRDRSRDRKDKDKKESVDRDKSEKSKSPQKEPEKEDTSQDSKPETIETNGNGNGSDSTKSKASTPADDKEKESDKELKEKERSKSPAKKKDRSRSRDKKRDRSRSRRRSRSRSRRKRSRSRKRSRSRKRSRSRKRSRSRKRSRSRDRKRSRSRDRKRSRSRDRKRSRSRDRKRSRSHSRRSKSRSHSHRDSKTPHDRKSRERSPLPPVAEEKATSIIETKPMDMSDEKNSPDNMDISNSP
- the LOC126374555 gene encoding uncharacterized protein LOC126374555; this translates as MLQLQLKAETKRKLYEERQVYKLRNAERSLCEELFTVKSEIEFLTEQLEELKDKISETSYAISNMEMQKAAESSKLNNNIQWLDRHKREFDEIFAAEQKLLECRNNALKEKEAEEQELERQKQKEIEKQNHVKANEASAIEEECSEIERECAVLKKRNAAIMLKLRRKLVETEDVRRELLNKQEPPLQHNEATQ
- the LOC126374551 gene encoding splicing regulatory glutamine/lysine-rich protein 1 isoform X2 — its product is MCKSSKMVSGSTRVIQVTNIAPQATKDQMQTLFGYLGKIDDIRLYPTIRDVSCPVQSRICYVKYYDSATVNVAQHMTNTVFIDRALIVIPVQSGEIPDEHKALEMSSNGTLVPGLSTVEPRLPAHVMNTLEGVPPNQIIQTHDPKMVAAGLPPYPPLPAAYDSRKIEEIRRTVLVIDTGSLTHQQLIDHFCQAGEVKYLRFCEREADKLKYALIEMTEQESVLKALRLNGSSCDGQTIKVHHATQAICKPQTKSNEAAQREIEEAMCRVKEAQNLISAAIDPVIGLLSKDKRRTRSRSRSRRRSRSRSRRSRSRGHRKRSRSRSRRRRSRSRHRHRSRSRSRHRSSRRSRSRSRHRGSRSKRDRDRSRDRKDKDKKESVDRDKSEKSKSPQKEPEKEDTSQDSKPETIETNGNGNGSDSTKSKASTPADDKEKESDKELKEKERSKSPAKKKDRSRSRDKKRDRSRSRRRSRSRSRRKRSRSRKRSRSRKRSRSRKRSRSRKRSRSRDRKRSRSRDRKRSRSRDRKRSRSRDRKRSRSHSRRSKSRSHSHRDSKTPHDRKSRERSPLPPVAEEKATSIIETKPMDMSDEKNSPDNMDISNSP
- the LOC126374577 gene encoding arginine/serine-rich coiled-coil protein 2-like produces the protein MDTSVVIEVCNLDTTGTTEGEENSRAHHRHRERSHSRGHSRERSRSNGGEVILVAVDGEDVSEKGRCRSRGRDRSRSRSHSRRSRGHSRGRSRCHSRRSRCYSRGNSKERCTKKFNEDIILVSLTDDQMIQSKHRCRDRLRSRDHSRSISRSSRSNSRGRSREISPNKCKEREGVFMLASYIHYYVPGSLRIHTDRKVEKAESYIEKTRRPLFPPGFRRWLPISEAPYPGYCRKPSSSDCEPALCNCVQLKQIWDQVINKNNLKSISYMFSRDATTPKIAPNIQLKSSIK